The following coding sequences are from one Nymphalis io chromosome 5, ilAglIoxx1.1, whole genome shotgun sequence window:
- the LOC126768584 gene encoding radial spoke head protein 3 homolog produces the protein MPALDIPADNSNAFTVINHEDEKHIVKHVPLPRIVNIVKPLQHDDGRTHLPSATKEQLTEKMVAAVAPQTILDPKFTRALDFKLRRLKEKETLEANLRRPTRYRRRAGGLATSNPNLTWKDQTPPKKMLSQSQPRIDIISSECERTKISPKLTKSPLANKSRSKVSGTTEGDKPRFVTTVKTGQFLLPPPDVACLLGLQTLYPAQEREKIVYSYASKPKAVTNRSKRSLAEKKETIPNGVPPGISNEKRISGGEVFKGVRALIAGVAGVKHLLEEHDHVGSMATGATGNTGYSNIMHDKRVVRGSTFGSHPQYAAGDGLESGAARAARTRRRALARRAALARLRPGTPPPAPGRRHHPIQTEYYLEELFDKGVEMEVGVQTDLFVDRPATPIYVPAKTGADAYTQIQPGDLFDFDLEVQPILEVLIGKTTEQALAEVAQEEELATLREQQRRYRELRDAELAERQRLELRDERLNQEKERRVAEARVARAAGEEARARVAAATLVQGYVAELLPAVLAGLRDSGYLVRRMRRGVEEEFMPWLIQEVSHEIESIITSRDVIAEIVRDVVETRAELLGTDDHDSQRVSPPDSLTPPSAPSEEEPEE, from the exons ATGCCAGCGTTAGATATTCCGGCTGACAATTCGAATGCATTTACCGTAATAAACCATGAGGACGAAAAGCATATAGTAAAACACGTGCCGTTACCGCGTATTGTAAATATCGTTAAACCGCTCCAGCACGATGACGGCCGCACACACCTACCGAGCGCGACAAAAGAGCAGCTGACGGAGAAAATGGTCGCTGCCGTCGCTCCGCAGACAATTCTCGATCCTAAATTCACTCGGGCGCTCGATTTCAAACTTCGTCGTCTGAAAGAGAAAGAAACTTTGGAGGCCAATCTTCGACGGCCAACACGTTATCGCCGTCGCGCTGGAGGCCTAGCTACTTCTAATCCTAATCTGACGTGGAAAGACCAAACGCCTCCAAAGAAAATGTTGAGTCAATCTCAACCTCGAATCGATATAATATCGAGTGAGTGTGAGAGGACGAAAATTTCTCCCAAATTAACTAAGTCTCCTTTAGCAAACAAAAGTCGTAGCAAAGTCTCTGGGACGACTGAGGGTGACAAACCAAGATTTGTAACCACCGTGAAAACTGGACAGTTTCTCCTTCCACCACCGGACGTCGCTTGCCTTCTCGGATTGCAAACACTATATCCAGCTCAGGAAAGAGAGAAAATTGTATATTCTTATGCGAGTAAACCAAAAGCTGTAACGAATCGAAGCAAACGTTCCTTGGCAGAAAAGAAAGAAACAATTCCAAACGGTGTGCCGCCTGGGATAAGCAACGAGAAGCGAATAAGCGGTGGTGAAGTTTTCAAAGGAGTTCGAGCGCTGATAGCAGGTGTCGCCGGTGTCAAACACCTCCTCGAGGAACATGATCATGT tGGTAGCATGGCGACGGGTGCAACGGGCAACACAGGCTACTCCAATATTATGCACGACAAGCGTGTTGTCCGCGGCAGCACATTTGGATCACATCCTCAATACGCAGCC GGCGATGGCTTGGAGAGCGGTGCTGCACGAGCGGCGCGGACGAGAAGACGCGCGCTCGCTAGACGCGCTGCATTGGCGCGTCTTCGGCCCGGCACGCCTCCACCAGCGCCTGGACGTCGACATCACCCTATACAAACGGAATATTACCTTGAAGag CTATTTGATAAGGGGGTAGAAATGGAGGTAGGAGTACAAACGGACCTATTCGTGGACCGTCCAGCGACGCCCATCTATGTACCCGCCAAAACTGGTGCTGACGCTTACACGCAAATACAACCTGGAGac TTATTCGACTTTGACCTGGAAGTGCAACCTATACTGGAGGTGCTAATAGGGAAGACGACAGAGCAGGCACTAGCGGAAGTAGCGCAGGAGGAAGAGTTGGCAACGCTACGCGAGCAACAACGGCGCTACCGGGAACTTCGTGACGCGGAGCTCGCTGAGCGACAGCGTCTTGAACTGCGAGACGAACGATTAAACCAAGAGAAG GAAAGGCGCGTGGCGGAAGCACGTGTGGCACGAGCGGCAGGCGAAGAAGCGCGCGCAAGGGTGGCTGCCGCAACGCTGGTACAAGGCTACGTCGCCGAACTCCTGCCCGCTGTGCTAGCTGGGCTGAGGGATTCTGGCTACCTCGTGCGACGCATGCGCCGAG GAGTTGAAGAAGAATTTATGCCTTGGCTGATACAAGAAGTTTCTCACGAGATCGAGTCAATCATAACGAGTAGAGACGTTATTGCAG AGATCGTGCGCGACGTGGTGGAAACGCGAGCAGAACTTCTCGGGACAGATGACCACGACTCACAACGCGTGTCTCCACCCGACTCACTCACGCCCCCCTCCGCGCCATCGGAGGAAG